A stretch of the Tachysurus vachellii isolate PV-2020 chromosome 26, HZAU_Pvac_v1, whole genome shotgun sequence genome encodes the following:
- the map7d2a gene encoding MAP7 domain-containing protein 2a isoform X2, protein MTSVDNLTLHRLCTHTHSSLARCSSDAELCVPCPRHTVPSSPHRSLYCASPSRHRANTVALEMGRANSVPNTPKKKKLHTERRTPAGSPVRRAESPADVIRRAVSPKFSPTHTHSRNQSPVPRRHYTSSPLRHRPPTILTDDMVTVNRQAQEGKGHDPADKKLLTEMKVSVEHVRGTCKAQSPKPTDSSTDRSSLTSGKAVARTTNGDEVPHILAEQQRLSHKQKEREEKDRLKAEQQKKNQEDMKEKKRKAVEEKELQEKQEVERELIKQQEEQERQQRKKRIEEIMKRTRKTDGELKRYDSQELDSPPSNTHSRTLSPPVLHNTPALNPPDRRGIALNVEIAPVTPQRSSPMREEQSTQVKRINSSSEKLQKAQVKISEENHEKKLLPVNDREQERGQVISPELTQMTKQESGGQVKCHSSEQVKSPPSQQVYNQMKSPTSQQMNSQVKSPPSQQMNSQVKSPNSQQMNNQMKSPTSQQMNSQVKSPTSQQMNSQEKSPTSQQVNSQEKSPTSRQVNSQVRSPTSQQVNSQIKSPTSQQVNNPMKSPTSQQMNSQVKSPTSQQMNSQVKSPTSQQVNNSMKSPTSQQMNSQVKSPTSQQMNSQVKSPTSQQVNSQIKSPTSQQVNSQVKSPTSHQVNSQVKSPTSQQVNSQLKSPTSQQVNSQEKSPTSQQMNSQIKSPTSQQVNSQIKSPTSQQANSQVKSPTSQQMNSQVKSSTSQQVNSQIKSPTSHQVNSQMKRPTSYQVNSQMKSEQVNGQASSQVKTTMTPSQVTSKKTSESSLPLSPLPHSQFPPTLSDLEYLDKGDGARRESADAVQSMEFSPISKEELISIPKFSPVSEVQKVVNSTRVLEDLLDLTGHVTYPIMQYSTTHGDRNKNVIEPKQTTNTLNMRSRKE, encoded by the exons ATGACATCTGTGGATAACCTGACACTCCACCGTCtctgtacgcacacacactcctcattgGCTCGCTGCAGCAGTGATGCTGAGCTGTGTGTGCCCTGCCCACggcacacag TTCCCTCCAGTCCTCACAGGTCACTGTACTGTGCTTCACCCAGCCGTCACCGTGCCAACACTGTTGCCTTGGAGATGGGCAGGGCAAATTCAGTGCCAAATACCCCAAAG aagaagaAGTTGCATACAGAGAGAAGGACCCCAGCTGGATCACCTGTTAGACGAGCTGAATCTCCTGCTGATGTCATCCGGCGTGCGGTCTCACCAAAGTttagtcctacacacacacacagtcgtaaTCAGTCTCCAGTTCCCCGGCGTCATTACACTTCGTCCCCTCTGAGACACAGACCCCCCACAATCCTCACTGATGACATGGTCACCGTTAACAGGCAAGCCCAAGAGGGCAAAGGTCATGACCCTGCAGATAAAAAGCTACTGACTGAGATGAAGGTCAGTGTAGAACATGTGAGGGGAACCTGTAAAGCCCAGAGCCCCAAACCTACAGACAGTAGCACAG ACCGTTCATCTTTGACCTCTGGGAAGGCTGTTGCCAGGACAACGAATGGGGACGAGGTGCCTCATATTTTGGCAGAACAACAGCGTCTCAGTCACAAACAGAAGGAgcgtgaggaaaaggacag actTAAAGCTGAGCAGCAGAAGAAGAACCAGGAGGacatgaaagaaaagaagagaaaagcagTTGAAGAGAAGGAGTTGCAGGAG aaacaggaagtggagaGAGAGCTGATAAAGCAGCAGGAAGAACAAGAGCGTCAGCAGAGGAAAAAG AGAATTGAGGAGATCATGAAGAGGACGCGGAAGACTGATGGAGAATTAAAG AGATATGACAGTCAGGAGCTTGATTCCCctccatcaaacacacactcacgcactctgTCTCCGCCAG TACTGCACAACACTCCAGCATTAAACCCACCTGATCGTAGAGGAATAGCTCTAAATGTGGAGATTGCTCCTGTGACACCTCAGAGAAGCTCACCTATGAGAGAGGAACAGAGCACTCAGGTGAAAAGGATTAACAGTTCATCAGAGAAGCTACAGAAGGCACAGGTAAAGATCTCAGAAGAAAACCATGAAAAGAAACTTCTTCCAGTCAAtgacagagagcaagaaagaggcCAGGTGATCAGCCCAGAACTCACACAGATGACCAAACAGGAGAGTGGTGGCCAGGTTAAATGTCACTCCTCTGAACAAGTGAAGAGTCCACCCTCACAACAGGTGTACAACCAGATGAAAAGTCCAACCTCACAACAGATGAACAGCCAGGTGAAGAGTCCACCCTCACAACAGATGAACAGCCAGGTGAAGAGTCCAAACTCACAACAGATGAACAACCAGATGAAAAGTCCAACCTCACAACAGATGAACAGCCAGGTGAAGAGTCCAACCTCACAACAGATGAACAGCCAGGAGAAAAGTCCAACCTCACAGCAGGTGAACAGCCAGGAGAAAAGTCCAACCTCACGGCAGGTGAACAGCCAGGTGAGGAGTCCAACCTCACAACAGGTGAACAGCCAGATAAAAAGTCCAACCTCACAACAGGTGAACAACCCGATGAAAAGTCCAACCTCACAACAGATGAACAGCCAGGTGAAGAGTCCAACCTCACAACAGATGAACAGCCAGGTGAAGAGTCCAACCTCACAACAGGTGAACAACTCAATGAAAAGTCCAACCTCACAACAGATGAACAGCCAGGTGAAGAGTCCAACCTCACAACAGATGAACAGCCAGGTGAAGAGTCCAACCTCACAACAGGTGAACAGCCAGATAAAAAGTCCAACCTCACAACAGGTGAACAGCCAGGTGAAGAGTCCAACCTCACACCAGGTGAACAGCCAGGTGAAGAGTCCAACCTCACAACAGGTGAACAGCCAGCTAAAAAGTCCAACCTCACAGCAGGTGAACAGCCAGGAGAAAAGTCCAACCTCACAACAGATGAACAGCCAGATAAAAAGTCCAACCTCACAACAGGTGAACAGCCAGATAAAAAGTCCAACCTCACAGCAGGCGAACAGCCAGGTGAAGAGTCCAACCTCACAACAGATGAACAGCCAGGTGAAGAGTTCAACCTCACAACAGGTGAACAGCCAGATCAAAAGTCCAACCTCACACCAGGTGAACAGCCAGATGAAAAGGCCAACCTCCTACCAAGTGAACAGCCAGATGAAGAGTGAGCAAGTGAATGGCCAGGCAAGCTCACAGGTGAAAACTACCATGACACCGTCACAAGTGACATCAAAGAAGACATCAGAAAGCTCCCTCCCCCTCAGCCCATTACCTCATTCACAGTTCCCACCAACTCTCAGTGACCTGGAGTATCTGGATAAAGGGGACGGGGCAAGAAGGGAGTCGGCTGATGCAGTGCAATCAATGGAGTTCAG CCCCATCTCTAAAGAGGAACTGATCTCAATTCCGAAGTTTTCTCCGGTCTCTGAAGTTCAGAAAGTTGTGAACAGCACACGAGTGCTGGAGGACCTGCTGGATCTGACTGGTCATGTGACGTATCCCATAATGCAGTACAGCACCACACACGGAGACCGCAACAAAAATGTTATTGAGCCAAAACAGACAACTAACACACTAAACATGAGAAGCAGAAAGGAGTGA
- the map7d2a gene encoding MAP7 domain-containing protein 2a isoform X1 yields MSESARHAETGSTGAASSAKVMTSPVFEKKHQRNGRSAPAHQSANQTSPTAGNQAEILTPPSVSEKKPVTNGHASPVHLPDQTGNQCVESLLKTDDRMRLARERREERERSLAMREQALLEKERRSRLQYERTREERWRRLEEQRQKEEQRRAAVEEKRRHQLEEEKERLEALMRKSLERSLQLENRNKRGTYGMNGQSDYTLPHDLIASSPPTNELGNVPSSPHRSLYCASPSRHRANTVALEMGRANSVPNTPKKKKLHTERRTPAGSPVRRAESPADVIRRAVSPKFSPTHTHSRNQSPVPRRHYTSSPLRHRPPTILTDDMVTVNRQAQEGKGHDPADKKLLTEMKVSVEHVRGTCKAQSPKPTDSSTDRSSLTSGKAVARTTNGDEVPHILAEQQRLSHKQKEREEKDRLKAEQQKKNQEDMKEKKRKAVEEKELQEKQEVERELIKQQEEQERQQRKKRIEEIMKRTRKTDGELKRYDSQELDSPPSNTHSRTLSPPVLHNTPALNPPDRRGIALNVEIAPVTPQRSSPMREEQSTQVKRINSSSEKLQKAQVKISEENHEKKLLPVNDREQERGQVISPELTQMTKQESGGQVKCHSSEQVKSPPSQQVYNQMKSPTSQQMNSQVKSPPSQQMNSQVKSPNSQQMNNQMKSPTSQQMNSQVKSPTSQQMNSQEKSPTSQQVNSQEKSPTSRQVNSQVRSPTSQQVNSQIKSPTSQQVNNPMKSPTSQQMNSQVKSPTSQQMNSQVKSPTSQQVNNSMKSPTSQQMNSQVKSPTSQQMNSQVKSPTSQQVNSQIKSPTSQQVNSQVKSPTSHQVNSQVKSPTSQQVNSQLKSPTSQQVNSQEKSPTSQQMNSQIKSPTSQQVNSQIKSPTSQQANSQVKSPTSQQMNSQVKSSTSQQVNSQIKSPTSHQVNSQMKRPTSYQVNSQMKSEQVNGQASSQVKTTMTPSQVTSKKTSESSLPLSPLPHSQFPPTLSDLEYLDKGDGARRESADAVQSMEFSPISKEELISIPKFSPVSEVQKVVNSTRVLEDLLDLTGHVTYPIMQYSTTHGDRNKNVIEPKQTTNTLNMRSRKE; encoded by the exons ATGTCGGAGAGCGCGAGACACGCAGAGACCGGAAGTACAGGTGCAGCAAGTTCAG ctaaagtgatgacatcaccaGTTTTTGAGAAGAAGCATCAGAGAAATGGTCGCTCCGCCCCAGCTcaccaatcagccaatcagaccAGCCCAACTGCTGGTAATCAGG CTGAAATCTTGACTCCACCCTCTGTGTCAGAGAAAAAGCCTGTGACCAATGGGCATGCTTCACCTGTCCACCTCCCAGACCAGACAGGTAACCAGT gtGTGGAGTCGCTACTCAAAACAGACGACAGGATGCGACTGGCCCGGGAGAGacgagaagaaagagagaggagtcTGG cgaTGAGGGAGCAGGCTCTGTTAGAGAAGGAGCGTCGTTCTCGTCTGCAGTATGAGAGAACGAGGGAGGAGAGGTGGAGGCGTCTGGAGGAGCAGAGGCAGAAGGAGGAGCAGCGCAGAGCTGCTGTGGAGGAGAAAAGGAGGCACCAGCTCGAGGAGGAAAAG gagcgTCTGGAGGCTTTAATGAGGAAATCATTGGAGCGAAGTCTTCAACTGGAGAACAGAAACAAACGCGGGACCTATGGGATGAAcggacaga GCGACTATACCCTCCCCCATGACCTCATCGCCTCCTCTCCTCCTACCAACGAATTAGGCAACG TTCCCTCCAGTCCTCACAGGTCACTGTACTGTGCTTCACCCAGCCGTCACCGTGCCAACACTGTTGCCTTGGAGATGGGCAGGGCAAATTCAGTGCCAAATACCCCAAAG aagaagaAGTTGCATACAGAGAGAAGGACCCCAGCTGGATCACCTGTTAGACGAGCTGAATCTCCTGCTGATGTCATCCGGCGTGCGGTCTCACCAAAGTttagtcctacacacacacacagtcgtaaTCAGTCTCCAGTTCCCCGGCGTCATTACACTTCGTCCCCTCTGAGACACAGACCCCCCACAATCCTCACTGATGACATGGTCACCGTTAACAGGCAAGCCCAAGAGGGCAAAGGTCATGACCCTGCAGATAAAAAGCTACTGACTGAGATGAAGGTCAGTGTAGAACATGTGAGGGGAACCTGTAAAGCCCAGAGCCCCAAACCTACAGACAGTAGCACAG ACCGTTCATCTTTGACCTCTGGGAAGGCTGTTGCCAGGACAACGAATGGGGACGAGGTGCCTCATATTTTGGCAGAACAACAGCGTCTCAGTCACAAACAGAAGGAgcgtgaggaaaaggacag actTAAAGCTGAGCAGCAGAAGAAGAACCAGGAGGacatgaaagaaaagaagagaaaagcagTTGAAGAGAAGGAGTTGCAGGAG aaacaggaagtggagaGAGAGCTGATAAAGCAGCAGGAAGAACAAGAGCGTCAGCAGAGGAAAAAG AGAATTGAGGAGATCATGAAGAGGACGCGGAAGACTGATGGAGAATTAAAG AGATATGACAGTCAGGAGCTTGATTCCCctccatcaaacacacactcacgcactctgTCTCCGCCAG TACTGCACAACACTCCAGCATTAAACCCACCTGATCGTAGAGGAATAGCTCTAAATGTGGAGATTGCTCCTGTGACACCTCAGAGAAGCTCACCTATGAGAGAGGAACAGAGCACTCAGGTGAAAAGGATTAACAGTTCATCAGAGAAGCTACAGAAGGCACAGGTAAAGATCTCAGAAGAAAACCATGAAAAGAAACTTCTTCCAGTCAAtgacagagagcaagaaagaggcCAGGTGATCAGCCCAGAACTCACACAGATGACCAAACAGGAGAGTGGTGGCCAGGTTAAATGTCACTCCTCTGAACAAGTGAAGAGTCCACCCTCACAACAGGTGTACAACCAGATGAAAAGTCCAACCTCACAACAGATGAACAGCCAGGTGAAGAGTCCACCCTCACAACAGATGAACAGCCAGGTGAAGAGTCCAAACTCACAACAGATGAACAACCAGATGAAAAGTCCAACCTCACAACAGATGAACAGCCAGGTGAAGAGTCCAACCTCACAACAGATGAACAGCCAGGAGAAAAGTCCAACCTCACAGCAGGTGAACAGCCAGGAGAAAAGTCCAACCTCACGGCAGGTGAACAGCCAGGTGAGGAGTCCAACCTCACAACAGGTGAACAGCCAGATAAAAAGTCCAACCTCACAACAGGTGAACAACCCGATGAAAAGTCCAACCTCACAACAGATGAACAGCCAGGTGAAGAGTCCAACCTCACAACAGATGAACAGCCAGGTGAAGAGTCCAACCTCACAACAGGTGAACAACTCAATGAAAAGTCCAACCTCACAACAGATGAACAGCCAGGTGAAGAGTCCAACCTCACAACAGATGAACAGCCAGGTGAAGAGTCCAACCTCACAACAGGTGAACAGCCAGATAAAAAGTCCAACCTCACAACAGGTGAACAGCCAGGTGAAGAGTCCAACCTCACACCAGGTGAACAGCCAGGTGAAGAGTCCAACCTCACAACAGGTGAACAGCCAGCTAAAAAGTCCAACCTCACAGCAGGTGAACAGCCAGGAGAAAAGTCCAACCTCACAACAGATGAACAGCCAGATAAAAAGTCCAACCTCACAACAGGTGAACAGCCAGATAAAAAGTCCAACCTCACAGCAGGCGAACAGCCAGGTGAAGAGTCCAACCTCACAACAGATGAACAGCCAGGTGAAGAGTTCAACCTCACAACAGGTGAACAGCCAGATCAAAAGTCCAACCTCACACCAGGTGAACAGCCAGATGAAAAGGCCAACCTCCTACCAAGTGAACAGCCAGATGAAGAGTGAGCAAGTGAATGGCCAGGCAAGCTCACAGGTGAAAACTACCATGACACCGTCACAAGTGACATCAAAGAAGACATCAGAAAGCTCCCTCCCCCTCAGCCCATTACCTCATTCACAGTTCCCACCAACTCTCAGTGACCTGGAGTATCTGGATAAAGGGGACGGGGCAAGAAGGGAGTCGGCTGATGCAGTGCAATCAATGGAGTTCAG CCCCATCTCTAAAGAGGAACTGATCTCAATTCCGAAGTTTTCTCCGGTCTCTGAAGTTCAGAAAGTTGTGAACAGCACACGAGTGCTGGAGGACCTGCTGGATCTGACTGGTCATGTGACGTATCCCATAATGCAGTACAGCACCACACACGGAGACCGCAACAAAAATGTTATTGAGCCAAAACAGACAACTAACACACTAAACATGAGAAGCAGAAAGGAGTGA